A window of the Microbacterium sp. LWH13-1.2 genome harbors these coding sequences:
- the sepH gene encoding septation protein SepH: MENVTIVGTEAGLLVLATESGERFALPIDDVLHREIRRATRQSEPTAQRLAASPRDIQAQIRAGLTAPEVAELLGISVDDVIRFEGPVLAEREHVIGQALAVPVLIGSDVEPDAQPTFGTAIRAKLSELEATAERWASWKDESGWIIKLEFAANEVDHDARWSFDPRRSALAPLNADATQLSRQGSLPEGLIPRLRAVEAERQASPYKDDSRFDSGAFGPRLIPAPEADIEDVAAPERSTAAVQDAAINRAPESATTSPETADLLEALRRRRGQRETAPVLETSEDDQDDRDPIALFDAFESSVPEEEGRPEVTPEPANDNSGRRKRRNAMPSWDEIVFGARTDE, from the coding sequence ATGGAAAACGTCACCATCGTCGGCACAGAAGCAGGTCTGCTCGTACTCGCGACCGAGTCGGGCGAGCGCTTCGCGCTGCCCATCGACGACGTCCTTCACCGCGAGATCCGGCGTGCGACGCGACAGAGCGAGCCGACTGCTCAGCGCCTCGCCGCGAGCCCGCGCGACATCCAGGCGCAGATCCGCGCCGGGCTCACGGCCCCCGAGGTGGCTGAGCTCCTCGGCATCAGCGTCGACGACGTCATCCGCTTCGAGGGCCCCGTGCTGGCTGAGCGCGAGCACGTGATCGGCCAGGCTCTCGCCGTTCCCGTTCTGATCGGGAGCGACGTCGAACCCGACGCGCAGCCGACGTTCGGCACCGCCATCCGCGCCAAGCTCTCCGAGCTCGAGGCCACCGCCGAACGCTGGGCGAGCTGGAAGGACGAGAGCGGCTGGATCATCAAACTCGAGTTCGCTGCCAACGAGGTCGATCACGATGCTCGCTGGAGCTTCGATCCGCGTCGCAGTGCCCTGGCGCCGCTCAACGCCGATGCGACGCAGCTCTCGCGTCAGGGCTCTCTCCCGGAGGGACTCATCCCGCGGCTGCGCGCCGTCGAAGCCGAACGCCAGGCATCGCCCTACAAGGACGACAGCCGCTTCGACTCCGGCGCCTTCGGACCGCGCCTGATCCCTGCCCCCGAGGCCGATATCGAGGACGTGGCCGCGCCCGAGCGCTCCACCGCAGCAGTGCAGGATGCCGCGATCAATCGTGCACCGGAATCGGCCACGACGAGCCCCGAGACCGCCGACCTGCTCGAGGCCCTCCGCCGCCGCCGGGGACAGCGGGAGACCGCACCGGTCCTCGAGACGTCCGAGGACGACCAGGACGACCGCGATCCGATCGCCCTCTTCGACGCCTTCGAGAGCTCCGTTCCCGAAGAGGAGGGCCGGCCGGAAGTCACCCCCGAGCCGGCGAACGACAACTCCGGCCGACGTAAGCGGCGAAACGCCATGCCCTCGTGGGACGAGATCGTCTTCGGAGCACGCACCGACGAGTAG
- a CDS encoding nucleotide pyrophosphatase/phosphodiesterase family protein — MPIILPSESLAVRSVVGVADDVFAALRGEFATLPRAASVVLVLIDGLGAISLRAHAGHARTLTAGMAKKDVAHSVFPSTTAAALTSILTGVWPGEHGLVGYSVLDPAQDALVNQLTGWESVGIDPATWQAAPTIFERARAEGRPTFAVGVAAYAGSGFTRATLRGADFVAAQTPAERVQVAYDLAERHPGSLVYCYLPEVDKAGHRYGLDSAQWVSALEEIDAAMSWRVPPGVGVLVTSDHGMVDVPAHRQIVLEAEHLADVRHIGGEPRMLHVYVDPDVEAAAVADRWTRDLDGRADVGTRQEAIAAGLFGPEVTAAAASRIGDVLVVARGNGAVYDGTAQDQRSRGMIGQHGGLTPEERQVPLLRFGAFAR; from the coding sequence ATGCCCATCATTCTACCGTCCGAGTCGCTCGCAGTCCGGAGCGTCGTCGGGGTGGCGGACGACGTGTTCGCCGCTCTGCGCGGCGAATTCGCGACCCTGCCGCGGGCCGCATCCGTCGTGCTCGTGCTGATCGACGGCCTCGGCGCGATCAGCCTGCGCGCCCATGCCGGGCATGCCCGTACGCTGACGGCGGGCATGGCGAAGAAGGATGTGGCACATTCGGTCTTCCCGTCGACCACCGCGGCGGCCCTCACGAGCATCCTCACGGGCGTGTGGCCCGGCGAGCACGGTCTCGTCGGCTACAGCGTGCTCGACCCCGCGCAGGATGCTCTGGTCAATCAGCTCACCGGCTGGGAGTCCGTAGGGATCGACCCCGCGACCTGGCAGGCAGCGCCGACGATCTTCGAGCGCGCCCGTGCCGAGGGACGACCGACCTTCGCGGTCGGCGTCGCCGCATACGCCGGAAGCGGGTTCACACGAGCGACGCTCCGCGGTGCCGACTTCGTCGCCGCGCAGACGCCGGCAGAGCGGGTCCAGGTCGCGTACGACCTGGCCGAACGGCATCCCGGTTCGCTGGTGTACTGCTACCTGCCGGAGGTGGACAAGGCGGGCCACCGCTACGGCCTCGATTCTGCGCAGTGGGTGTCGGCGCTCGAGGAGATCGACGCCGCGATGTCCTGGCGGGTGCCGCCGGGAGTCGGAGTGCTCGTCACCTCGGACCACGGCATGGTCGATGTACCCGCGCATCGGCAGATCGTGCTCGAAGCCGAGCATCTGGCCGATGTGCGTCACATCGGCGGGGAACCGCGGATGCTGCACGTCTACGTCGATCCCGACGTCGAGGCTGCGGCCGTCGCCGATCGATGGACGCGCGACCTCGACGGCCGCGCCGACGTCGGCACACGTCAGGAAGCGATCGCGGCGGGGCTGTTCGGCCCGGAGGTCACTGCCGCAGCCGCGTCGCGGATCGGCGACGTGCTCGTCGTCGCGCGCGGCAATGGCGCGGTGTATGACGGGACCGCGCAGGATCAGCGCAGCCGGGGCATGATCGGTCAACACGGCGGCCTCACTCCGGAGGAGCGCCAGGTGCCCCTGCTCCGTTTCGGTGCGTTCGCCCGCTGA
- a CDS encoding DNA topoisomerase IV subunit A: MPKTPPPELAPERIQDIDLETEMQGSFLEYAYSVIYSRALPDARDGLKPVQRRILYQMAEMGLRPDRGHVKSARVVGEVMGKLHPHGDTAIYDALVRLAQEWALRVPLVDGHGNFGSLDDGPAAARYTEARLASPAMALTENLDEDVVDFIPNYDGQFQQPSVLPAAFPNLLVNGASGIAVGMATNMAPHNLIEVVAAATHLLENPEATTEELMEFVPGPDFPSGGILMGLDGVKDAYTNGRGALKVRGKVSVEPLGPRRTGIIVSELPYMVGPERLIEKIRDAVQAKKLQGISDVTDLTDRNHGLRVAIGIKTGFDPHAVLEQLYRLTPLEDSFSINNVALVDGQPRTLGLKEMLRVYVAHRLEVITRRSRYRLARREERLHLVEGLLIAILDIDEVIQVIRSSDDSEQARARLRSVFDLSELQAEYILELRLRRLTKFSRIELETERDALLAEIAALRELLGSDVLLRAAVAKELDAAADAYGTPRRTLLMNAAPPKPRATKGAVDLQIADAPTVLVLSTTGRAVRVDLGEGQELSLPPRRSKHDAILTTIETTVRAEIGALTTEGRVLRFSPVDLPSVPSSSVQLAAGAPLRDYLGITTRGERILGFVRFDSEVPIALGTAQGTVKRIVPSTLPVRPDLEVIGMKPGDTVVGAVAARDDDDLVFVTTDAQLLRFSASAVRPQGAPAGGMAGIKLGAGASVLFFGAVTPESDAVVATVSGGDSSLPGTEPGRAKVSSFSEYPAKGRATGGVRAHAFLKGEDRLTVAWVGPSPAQAVDPTGAVRKLPDAGARRDASGQPIDGVIGSIGRTLV; the protein is encoded by the coding sequence ATGCCGAAGACCCCGCCTCCCGAGCTCGCCCCGGAGAGAATCCAGGACATCGATCTCGAAACCGAGATGCAGGGTTCCTTCCTCGAATACGCCTACTCGGTGATCTACTCGCGAGCGCTGCCCGATGCTCGAGACGGTCTCAAGCCCGTTCAGCGACGCATCCTCTATCAGATGGCGGAGATGGGACTCCGCCCCGACCGCGGCCATGTGAAGAGCGCTCGTGTCGTCGGCGAGGTCATGGGAAAGCTGCACCCGCACGGCGACACGGCGATCTACGACGCCCTGGTGCGGCTCGCGCAGGAATGGGCGCTTCGTGTCCCCCTCGTCGACGGCCACGGAAACTTCGGCTCGCTCGACGACGGTCCCGCGGCGGCTCGTTACACCGAGGCGCGTCTGGCCTCGCCGGCGATGGCGCTCACCGAGAACCTCGACGAGGATGTCGTCGACTTCATCCCCAACTACGACGGCCAGTTCCAGCAGCCCTCCGTGCTCCCGGCCGCCTTCCCCAACCTCCTCGTCAACGGCGCGAGCGGTATCGCGGTCGGCATGGCCACCAACATGGCGCCGCACAACCTGATCGAGGTCGTCGCCGCCGCCACGCACCTGCTCGAGAACCCTGAAGCCACGACCGAAGAGCTCATGGAGTTCGTGCCGGGGCCAGACTTCCCCTCGGGCGGCATCCTGATGGGGCTCGATGGCGTCAAGGACGCGTACACGAACGGGCGCGGCGCGCTCAAGGTGCGAGGCAAGGTCTCCGTCGAGCCCCTCGGACCGCGCCGAACCGGCATCATCGTCTCGGAGCTGCCGTACATGGTCGGCCCCGAACGGCTGATCGAGAAGATCCGCGATGCGGTGCAGGCGAAGAAGCTGCAGGGCATCAGCGATGTGACGGACCTCACGGACCGCAACCACGGACTTCGCGTCGCGATCGGCATCAAGACCGGGTTCGATCCCCACGCGGTGCTCGAGCAGCTGTACCGCCTGACGCCCCTCGAGGATTCCTTCAGCATCAACAACGTCGCACTCGTCGACGGGCAGCCCCGCACGCTGGGGCTCAAGGAGATGCTCCGGGTCTACGTGGCGCACCGTCTCGAGGTGATCACGCGACGCAGCCGGTATCGGCTCGCGCGGCGCGAAGAGCGGCTGCACCTCGTCGAGGGTCTGCTCATCGCGATCCTCGACATCGACGAGGTCATCCAGGTCATCCGGTCGTCCGACGACTCCGAGCAGGCGCGTGCGCGGCTGCGCTCCGTGTTCGACCTCAGCGAGCTGCAGGCCGAGTACATCCTCGAACTGCGCCTGCGCCGATTGACGAAGTTCTCGCGCATCGAACTCGAGACGGAGCGCGACGCCTTGCTCGCCGAGATCGCCGCGCTGCGCGAGCTCCTCGGCAGCGACGTGCTGCTCCGGGCTGCGGTCGCGAAGGAACTGGATGCCGCAGCAGACGCCTACGGCACTCCTCGCCGCACGCTCCTGATGAACGCCGCTCCCCCGAAGCCCCGTGCGACGAAGGGAGCGGTCGATCTGCAGATCGCGGACGCGCCGACCGTGCTCGTCCTCTCGACGACCGGTCGAGCGGTGCGGGTGGATCTCGGCGAAGGCCAAGAGCTCTCGCTGCCACCTCGCCGCAGCAAGCACGACGCGATCCTGACGACGATCGAGACGACGGTCCGTGCCGAGATCGGCGCGCTGACGACCGAGGGTCGCGTGCTGCGGTTCTCGCCAGTCGACCTGCCGTCGGTGCCGTCGTCGTCCGTTCAGCTGGCCGCAGGAGCGCCGCTGCGCGACTACCTCGGGATCACCACCCGAGGAGAGCGCATCCTGGGCTTCGTCCGTTTCGACAGCGAGGTGCCGATCGCGCTCGGCACGGCACAGGGCACCGTGAAGCGGATCGTCCCGTCGACGCTTCCCGTGCGACCCGATCTCGAGGTCATCGGCATGAAGCCCGGTGACACGGTGGTCGGTGCGGTGGCTGCGCGAGACGATGACGACCTCGTCTTCGTGACGACCGACGCCCAGCTGCTCCGGTTCTCCGCGTCCGCCGTGCGACCACAGGGTGCACCGGCGGGTGGCATGGCCGGCATCAAGCTCGGCGCAGGTGCCTCGGTGCTCTTCTTCGGTGCGGTGACCCCCGAGTCCGACGCCGTGGTCGCCACTGTGTCCGGAGGCGACAGCAGCCTTCCGGGAACCGAACCGGGCCGCGCCAAGGTCTCGTCGTTCTCCGAGTACCCCGCGAAGGGCCGGGCGACCGGTGGCGTGCGCGCGCATGCCTTCCTGAAAGGCGAGGACCGTCTGACGGTCGCCTGGGTGGGACCGAGTCCGGCGCAGGCCGTCGACCCGACCGGTGCCGTGCGCAAGCTCCCCGACGCGGGTGCACGTCGCGACGCCTCGGGGCAGCCGATCGACGGTGTGATCGGCAGCATCGGTCGCACCCTGGTGTGA